From a region of the Wolbachia endosymbiont (group B) of Gerris lacustris genome:
- a CDS encoding YebC/PmpR family DNA-binding transcriptional regulator yields MAGHSQFSNIKHRKGAQDAKRSQKFTKLIREITVAAKQGLPDPELNPRLRSAIFAARKENLPKDKIETAIKNAAGNVAGESYEEIQYEGCGPSGAALIVHALTNNRNRTASEIRYIFSLKGGNLGETGCVSYLFDHVGLIVYKAEGVNFEDLFNYGIELEVLNVEENNKGELYVITCEVKDFGKVRDAFYTKFGEPELARLSWQPKDLIEVSDKELIDKLSTLVEELEDNDDVQYVEGNFIFADKL; encoded by the coding sequence ATCGAAAAGGTGCTCAGGATGCAAAGCGCTCGCAAAAATTTACAAAGCTCATTAGGGAAATAACAGTTGCTGCAAAACAAGGGCTACCTGATCCCGAACTCAATCCACGTCTTCGCTCTGCTATCTTTGCTGCGCGAAAGGAAAATCTACCAAAAGATAAAATAGAAACAGCAATAAAAAATGCAGCTGGTAACGTTGCTGGAGAAAGTTATGAAGAAATACAATATGAAGGCTGTGGACCTTCTGGTGCTGCACTTATTGTCCATGCTCTGACAAATAATCGCAACCGAACTGCTTCTGAGATACGTTATATCTTTTCTCTCAAAGGCGGTAATTTGGGAGAAACAGGATGTGTGAGTTACCTTTTCGATCATGTAGGCTTAATTGTCTATAAAGCAGAGGGTGTAAATTTTGAAGATTTATTTAACTATGGAATTGAATTAGAAGTATTGAATGTTGAGGAAAATAACAAGGGAGAATTATATGTTATAACTTGTGAAGTGAAAGATTTTGGTAAAGTACGTGATGCTTTCTATACAAAATTTGGAGAACCAGAACTTGCTCGTCTTTCATGGCAACCAAAGGACCTGATTGAAGTTAGCGACAAAGAATTAATTGATAAATTATCTACATTAGTTGAAGAGCTAGAGGATAATGATGATGTGCAGTATGTTGAAGGTAATTTTATTTTTGCTGATAAACTATGA
- a CDS encoding peptidoglycan DD-metalloendopeptidase family protein: MTGEDFEVTESNHDRRLLFISSTIKSSFFATGIEQGLAPNTVVKLINIYKDFGVDFKKDIVPKSKLEVLFERSLGNQKTEEKILYASLTINKKAISLYHYKSQDGKERYFNNEGISLKSSEIFVSPLNGDFRISSNFGNRKHPIHGKIAFHKGVDYAAKLGTPIHATAEGVIEYIGKNGGYGNYIKIKHNNKYSTCYAHISKFSSDIKLGSKVKQGQIIAYVGSTGVATGPHLHYEVIYNGKHIDPLTIAHGNEIKLPDRELREFKLFVSKVDKIISREDASEKAI; the protein is encoded by the coding sequence ATGACAGGAGAGGATTTTGAGGTGACAGAAAGCAACCATGATAGAAGATTATTATTCATATCCAGCACCATAAAATCTTCTTTTTTTGCCACGGGAATTGAGCAAGGGTTGGCGCCAAATACAGTGGTAAAATTGATCAACATATATAAAGATTTTGGTGTTGATTTTAAAAAAGACATTGTGCCGAAGAGTAAATTGGAGGTTCTTTTTGAGAGATCGCTCGGTAATCAGAAGACTGAAGAAAAGATTTTATATGCTTCACTGACAATAAACAAGAAAGCTATTAGTTTATATCATTATAAATCGCAAGACGGCAAAGAAAGGTATTTTAATAATGAAGGAATAAGCTTGAAGAGTAGCGAAATTTTTGTAAGTCCTTTAAACGGAGATTTTCGTATATCCTCGAATTTTGGTAATAGAAAGCATCCCATTCATGGTAAAATTGCTTTTCATAAAGGAGTAGATTATGCAGCTAAACTTGGCACTCCTATACACGCCACTGCAGAAGGTGTAATAGAATATATAGGAAAGAATGGTGGCTATGGGAATTACATCAAAATAAAGCACAACAATAAATATTCAACTTGTTACGCACATATAAGCAAATTTAGTAGCGATATAAAGTTAGGCTCTAAAGTAAAGCAGGGACAAATCATTGCTTATGTTGGCAGCACTGGTGTTGCAACAGGACCTCATTTACATTATGAAGTTATATATAATGGTAAACATATTGATCCGCTTACGATAGCTCATGGCAATGAGATAAAGTTGCCTGATCGTG